A single window of Nicotiana sylvestris chromosome 3, ASM39365v2, whole genome shotgun sequence DNA harbors:
- the LOC138888425 gene encoding uncharacterized protein, giving the protein MHHFESLFNLPKPTLNPVILNFILNCISEEENINLTAIPSKEEIKEAVFNLSTDSTTGPDGYIVLSFNIAEILSIDAPTTFSEFRPISLSNFTNKIISKVLSLRLKPLLTKLISDNQTGFVKDRLKARDPLSSSLFILTAEVLSRSLNNLNRNNNFIPFSMPSRGPTINYLAYADDVVIFSSGSRISINIIMKVIRDYEESSSQLVNRDKSFFLTAPKTRASRINRMRQCIGFLDKDFPITYLGCPLYAGRKKIAYFDNIVHKVIKRLNGWQGNILSPGGRMVLIKNVLQSLLIYTHSPCSLLKIPFI; this is encoded by the exons ATGCATCATTTTGAGTCTCTCTTCAATCTTCCGAAGCCTACTCTCAACCCTGTTATCCTTAACTTCATCCTTAATTGTATCTCTGAAGAAGAAAACATCAATCTGACTGCAATTCCTAGTAAAGAAGAGATCAAAGAAGCAGTCTTTAACTTAAGTACTGATAGCACTACTGGCCCAGATGGTTACATAGTGCTTTCTTTCAACATTGCTGAGATATTATCAA TTGATGCGCCCACCACTTTCTCTGAATTTAGACCCATTAGCCTCTCTAACTTCACCAACAAGATAATCTCCAAAGTCCTATCTCTTAGACTTAAACCCCTTCTGACTAAGCTTATCTCCGACAATCAAACTGGTTTTGTGAAGGATAG GCTTAAAGCAAGGGATCCTCTttcctcttctctttttattCTTACCGCTGAAGTTTTATCTAGATCCCTAAATAATCTCAATCGGAACAACAACTTCATTCCTTTCTCTATGCCTTCTAGAGGTCCTACTATTAATTATCTAGCTTATGCTGATGATGTTGTTATCTTTAGCAGTGGAAGTAGAATTTCTATTAACATAATTATGAAGGTGATAAGGGATTATGAGGAGAGCTCTAGTCAGCTTGTTAATAGGGATAAGAGCTTCTTCCTAACGGCCCCTAAAACACGTGCCTCCAGGATCAATAGAATGAGACAATGCATAGGCTTTCTTGACAAGGATTTTCCTATTACTTACCTTGGATGCCCTCTATATGCTGGTAGAAAGAAAATTGCTTACTTTGATAATATAGTTCACAAAGTAATTAAAAGACTCAATGGTTGGCAGGGTAACATTCTTTCTCCTGGAGGCAGAATGGTGTTAATCAAGAATGTTCTACAATCTCTACTGATATAC
- the LOC138888426 gene encoding uncharacterized protein — protein sequence MTEECKLTIVGRFLKPRPQIERIRSNFRELFPIKGDAKIGVYDNYNIFIDFTNEDDFKSVWHRRVIEIKGLQIWLQKWSPDFKLDEDIPIVPVWVLFPGIPFNMHTWHYVKQIASNVGTPLALDAATYGKTRPSMAKVRVEIDLTKPIPSSVWVGSEDENSPLKGYTQKIEYENIPKYCKHCRKIGHNMMNCRVLEKIRTIEVNEGETNAENMIPLQTEEGSSKNQKENSAGNGGQKKNMAKQNATKVDKARPTVTERLSKRKKKKEKSQENAKKSKVIFKKVQVQENSKKRIAKATNYIQSEQSLSEIKESIQSQSDQRKQSHQQQVQTIIMDNKPTADIVEAPNISKEDRRHDKGKPGDIDNNTMVDQEYQLLIWKFLGFQHCISNYNGQIWYFWNINCDSIFIAEDEQHITIKFEDGVNNHGSYISAVYAKCTSTERKDLWNSLEQDNLSIDGPLYIGGDFNVITNPDKKLGRRPYMVHRCLNFINCMDNCGVIDIGFSGSKFTWCNNRRPSKRIWKILDRIFINDTWDQRSKSTTVRQLARTGFDHRPLLMKCFNTNQSYISYFKRLSQWSREEIGDINDLIIKWAKKVQIFKDMDVATIFDNNMEESNKAHAEYIKWLSMQESFLKQKTQTRWFYEGDSNTRKRRRKQQLNMIKNHRGK from the exons ATGACTGAAGAATGCAAATTAACTATTGTTGGTAGGTTTCTAAAGCCTCGTCCTCAAATCGAAAGGATAAGGTCCAATTTCAGAGagctttttccaattaaaggtGATGCCAAGATTGGAGTCTATGACAACTACAATATTTTCATAGATTTCACCAATGAAGATGACTTCAAATCTGTATGGCACAGGAGAGTGATTGAAATTAAAGGATTACAAATATGGCTACAAAAATGGTCGCCGGATTTTAAGCTGGATGAAGACATCCCAATTGTCCCGGTATGGGTACTTTTTCCAGGTATACCATTCAATATGCATACATGGCATTATGTTAAACAAATTGCCAGTAATGTTGGCACTCCGTTGGCCTTAGATGCTGCCACTTATGGTAAAACAAGGCCAAGTATGGCTAAGGTAAGGGTCGAAATAGACTTAACGAAACCCATACCTAGTAGTGTATGGGTGGGCTCCGAGGATGAGAATTCACCTCTAAAAGGGTATACACAAAAAATTGAATACGAAAACATTCCTAAGTATTGCAAGCATTGCAGGAAAATTGGGCACAATATGATGAATTGTAGAGTTCTTGAGAAAATAAGAACTATAGAAGTCAATGAAGGGGAAACAAATGCTGAAAATATGATTCCATTGcaaacagaagaaggaagtagtAAAAATCAGAAAGAGAATAGTGCAGGCAATGGAGGCCAAAAGAAGAATATGGCAAAGCAGAATGCTACAAAAGTTGATAAAG CAAGACCTACAGTTACAGAGAGACTAAGcaagaggaagaaaaaaaaagaaaaaagtcaagaaaatgccaaaaaaagCAAAGTAATATTCAAAAAAGTTCAAGTGCAAGAAAATAGTAAAAAAAGGATAGCAAAAGCCACCAATTATATTCAAAGTGAACAGTCCCTATCAGAGATCAAAGAGAGTATTCAAAGTCAGAGTGATCAACGGAAACAGAGTCACCAACAACAGGTACAAACAATTATTATGGATAATAAACCTACTGCAGATATTGTAGAAGCTCCAAACATTTCTAAAGAAGATAGAAGGCATGATAAGGGTAAGCCTGGGGATATTGACAACAACACAATGGTTGATCAAGAATATCAACTGCTAATATG GAAGTTTCTTGGATTTCAACATTGTATCTCCAACTACAATGGCCAAATTTGGTACTTCTGGAACATCAACTGTGACTCTATATTTATAGCTGAGGATGAGCAACATATTACCATAAAGTTTGAAGATGGTGTTAACAACCACGGTTCTTATATTTCAGCAGTTTATGCAAAATGCACTTCAACTGAAAGAAAAGACCTTTGGAACAGCCTTGAACAAGACAATCTTAGCATTGATGGTCCTTTGTATATTGGAGGAGACTTCAATGTCATTACCAATCCAGATAAAAAGCTAGGAAGAAGGCCTTATATGGTTCATAGATGCTTGAATTTTATTAATTGCATGGACAATTGTGGGGTGATTGATATTGGTTTTTCTGGTTCTAAGTTTACATGGTGCAATAATAGAAGGCCTAGCAAGAGAATTTGGAAAATACTTGATAGGATTTTTATTAATGACACGTGGGATCAGAGGTCAAAGAGCACTACTGTGAGACAATTGGCTAGAACTGGCTTTGATCATAGGCCGTTACTCATGAAGTGCTTTAACACTAACCAAAGCTACATCAGTTACTTCAA GAGATTGAGCCAGTGGTCTAGAGAAGAGATTGGGGACATCAATGATCTGATTATAAAATGGGCGAAAAAAGTCCAAATATTTAAGGATATGGATGTTGCTACCATCTTTGATAACAACATGGAAGAATCGAATAAAGCACATGCTGAATATATTAAATGGTTGAGTATGCAAGAGTCTTTCCTTAAACAGAAAACTCAGACTAGATGGTTTTACGAGGGAGATAGCAATACCAGGAAAAGGAGAAGGAAACAACAGTTGAACATGATTAAGAACCATAGAGGGAAATGA